In Virgibacillus sp. NKC19-16, a single genomic region encodes these proteins:
- a CDS encoding YktB family protein, translated as MSFEGFAKKDFNTFLIDGLDERMEAIQTRIQPKFQEIGSYLADYLSAEIGNEMYLHIAKHARRTVNPPNDTWLAIADNKRGYKKHPHFQVGLFDDHVFIWLAFIYELDHKSKIAESFVDDFEKIKQLPDHYVVSLDHMKKNKIKLKDLQLKDVERFRDVKKAEFLIGQHLPVEDPRLTDGDAFLETAKETYKRLLPFYQKAMGAK; from the coding sequence ATGTCATTTGAAGGTTTTGCGAAGAAAGATTTTAATACGTTTTTAATAGATGGTTTGGACGAACGAATGGAAGCAATTCAAACACGTATCCAGCCAAAATTTCAAGAAATTGGAAGTTATCTTGCTGACTATTTATCTGCTGAAATTGGCAATGAAATGTATTTACATATTGCAAAACATGCGAGAAGAACCGTTAATCCACCTAACGATACATGGTTAGCAATTGCTGATAATAAACGAGGGTATAAAAAGCATCCGCATTTTCAAGTTGGTTTATTTGATGACCATGTTTTCATTTGGTTGGCTTTCATTTATGAATTAGATCATAAAAGTAAAATAGCTGAAAGTTTTGTAGACGACTTTGAGAAAATAAAACAGCTTCCTGATCATTATGTCGTTTCGCTGGATCATATGAAAAAAAATAAAATAAAACTTAAAGACCTGCAACTAAAGGATGTGGAGCGGTTTCGTGATGTGAAAAAAGCAGAGTTTCTTATAGGCCAGCACTTACCTGTTGAGGACCCACGTCTAACGGATGGTGATGCGTTTTTAGAAACGGCAAAAGAGACATACAAAAGATTACTACCTTTTTACCAAAAAGCAATGGGAGCGAAATAA
- a CDS encoding inositol monophosphatase family protein: protein MNVEFRDTLFNQAKSWVLEAGANIRNKINDPYDIATKSNANDLVTTMDKETESFFITNIKASYPEHYILSEEGFGDHLTTLNGTVWIIDPIDGTMNFVHQKKNFAISVGIYHDGVGEIGIIYDVMADVLFYAKRNEGAYKNDVKLAPLNPNLKFEEVIFGLNHFWLCENRLVDEQRMQDFVRTIRGSRTYGSAALELAYVAEGVMDGYLSMSLAPWDVAAGIVIADEVGGITSDIDGNPVSMLDKSSVLTCNSTIQKRIINDYLQKGKK, encoded by the coding sequence ATGAATGTAGAATTTCGTGATACCCTTTTTAACCAGGCTAAATCATGGGTTCTGGAAGCAGGAGCCAATATTCGAAATAAAATAAATGATCCATATGATATCGCTACAAAATCAAATGCGAATGATCTTGTAACAACAATGGATAAAGAAACAGAGTCTTTTTTTATAACGAATATAAAAGCATCGTACCCTGAACACTACATTTTAAGTGAAGAGGGATTTGGGGATCATTTAACAACATTAAATGGAACAGTATGGATAATTGATCCAATCGATGGCACGATGAATTTCGTACATCAGAAAAAGAATTTTGCCATTTCTGTAGGCATATATCATGATGGTGTTGGTGAAATAGGGATTATTTATGATGTAATGGCAGATGTTCTGTTTTATGCTAAAAGAAATGAAGGAGCCTATAAAAATGATGTGAAATTAGCTCCTTTAAATCCGAATTTAAAATTTGAAGAGGTCATATTTGGTCTGAATCATTTTTGGTTATGTGAAAATCGTTTGGTAGATGAGCAGCGGATGCAAGATTTTGTGAGAACGATTCGAGGATCCAGAACATACGGCTCTGCTGCACTGGAATTAGCATATGTAGCAGAAGGTGTGATGGATGGCTATTTATCAATGAGTCTTGCCCCTTGGGATGTAGCAGCAGGTATTGTTATTGCAGATGAAGTAGGCGGTATTACTTCGGATATAGATGGAAATCCGGTAAGTATGCTTGATAAGAGCTCCGTTCTGACCTGCAATTCTACCATTCAAAAGAGGATTATAAACGATTATTTACAAAAAGGAAAAAAGTGA
- a CDS encoding DUF5325 family protein translates to MKNINFPMLLLAILVISLFAAVGVGIALRNIWLILLFLIAGFLVMGYGISLKRKKSDSVS, encoded by the coding sequence ATGAAAAACATTAACTTTCCCATGCTTTTATTAGCTATATTAGTAATTTCTCTGTTTGCAGCTGTAGGAGTGGGTATCGCCCTGCGCAATATTTGGCTTATATTACTTTTTCTTATTGCAGGTTTCCTGGTCATGGGATATGGCATTTCATTAAAACGAAAAAAAAGTGACTCCGTAAGCTAG
- a CDS encoding YlaH-like family protein: MDATNFSPIFDFVLNNFPDNVFWIFYVLNLIFGAIAFKLGFARKLPLLKTIFVYIMLAVGTYIITIFSILQMPITESLIVISLVLAIYRFRLHRQRKGNQSHKKTPE, encoded by the coding sequence ATGGATGCCACGAATTTCAGTCCTATTTTTGATTTTGTATTAAATAATTTTCCAGATAATGTATTTTGGATTTTTTATGTACTTAATTTGATATTTGGAGCTATTGCTTTTAAATTAGGTTTTGCAAGAAAACTTCCACTTTTAAAAACGATTTTTGTATATATCATGCTAGCTGTTGGTACATACATTATTACCATATTTAGTATTCTCCAAATGCCAATTACAGAAAGCTTGATAGTTATTTCGCTCGTGTTGGCGATTTATCGATTTAGATTGCACAGGCAAAGAAAAGGAAATCAAAGTCATAAAAAAACGCCTGAATAA
- a CDS encoding YlaI family protein: MQVKCVICDTVETLEDHSPEAKRLRNRRVHMYLCDTCYGRIEYKTKQRHSTGNFHLYRKKKQKHDLI, translated from the coding sequence ATGCAGGTAAAATGTGTTATTTGTGATACTGTAGAAACGTTAGAAGATCATTCTCCAGAGGCAAAACGGTTAAGAAATCGCAGAGTCCATATGTATTTATGCGATACATGTTATGGGCGAATTGAATATAAAACGAAACAACGTCATTCTACAGGAAACTTCCATTTGTATAGAAAGAAGAAACAAAAGCATGACTTGATTTAA
- a CDS encoding YhcN/YlaJ family sporulation lipoprotein, with the protein MNMRIAILLFVSVFVIAGCQQEEEPLANEEDQNNRITQVENSDPAERKNLNNGEIADHLANVAGDVPNVNDSAAVVAGPYTVVGIDVDKDLDRSRVGTIKYSVMEALQHDPYGKTAVVVADADVMERIRGMGNKIRQGHPVDGVVDEVAAIVGRYMPEFPINEDQPQEPDQNKEIMPEEDEQQLEDVEEEQSHHQSEE; encoded by the coding sequence ATGAATATGCGGATAGCTATATTGCTTTTTGTTAGTGTATTCGTTATCGCTGGCTGCCAACAAGAAGAAGAACCTTTAGCAAATGAAGAAGACCAAAATAATAGAATTACACAAGTGGAAAACTCTGATCCAGCAGAGAGAAAAAATTTAAATAATGGTGAAATCGCCGACCACTTAGCTAATGTAGCAGGTGATGTACCAAATGTTAATGATTCAGCAGCAGTTGTTGCGGGGCCTTACACAGTTGTTGGGATTGATGTAGATAAGGATTTAGACCGCTCTAGAGTAGGTACCATCAAATATTCTGTCATGGAAGCACTCCAACATGACCCATATGGAAAAACAGCAGTCGTCGTAGCAGATGCCGATGTTATGGAAAGGATCCGCGGCATGGGAAATAAAATAAGACAAGGTCACCCTGTAGATGGCGTTGTAGATGAGGTCGCTGCAATCGTAGGAAGGTATATGCCTGAATTTCCTATAAATGAAGATCAGCCTCAGGAACCTGACCAAAACAAAGAGATCATGCCTGAAGAAGATGAACAACAGTTGGAAGATGTTGAAGAAGAACAATCCCACCATCAAAGTGAGGAATAA
- a CDS encoding YlaN family protein produces the protein MPEVTVNHSEKAHALLKADADKILRLIEVQIENLTMPQCPVYEDVLDTQMFGLSREIDFAVRLNLISENEGKALLENLEMKLNILHEATQKSV, from the coding sequence ATGCCTGAGGTGACTGTAAATCATAGTGAAAAAGCCCATGCCCTTCTTAAGGCTGATGCTGATAAAATTTTGCGCCTGATAGAAGTTCAAATTGAAAATTTAACGATGCCACAATGTCCTGTATATGAGGATGTTCTGGATACACAAATGTTTGGCCTCTCCCGGGAGATCGACTTTGCTGTACGATTGAATTTAATCAGCGAAAATGAAGGTAAAGCACTTCTTGAAAATTTAGAGATGAAGCTAAATATACTTCATGAAGCAACGCAAAAGTCTGTGTGA